One Nocardioides dongkuii genomic window, TGCCGTCGAGCGTGGTGCGGGTGAGCTTCTCCCACACCGCCGCGTCGGGGTCGTCCTCGGAGAGCCGGCGGGTCTTGCGGAGCACGGCCGCTGTGGCCGCCTCCCACTCCTCGCGGGTGTGCCGGTCCTCCGGCGCCGCCAGGTCGAGCGAGCCCTGCTCGGGCTCCAGGTCGGTCGGCTCGTCGAGCCCGCCGTCGACCGCACCTTCGGGTTGCGTCATGCGCCGAAGGATAGGAGCGCGTGGGAGACAGCGGCCACCCGGTGTGACCTATTCGGTGACACCCCAGAAGTTCCCCCCTCCCCGCAACCAGGCATTTGTCACACTCCCGGTCGACTCCGTGACCCGTGCCGACAGGTAGCGTGGCGCCGTGGCAACCCCGACCCTCGTCAAGGGAGCGCGCGCGACGCGCTCCACGATCGCCCTCAAGATGGCCATGGCGGTCAGCGGCCTGATTTTCGTGGGCTACCTGCTGGCCCACATGTACGGAAACCTCAAGGCCTTCGGCGGGCACGACTCGTTCAACGAGTACGCCCACCACCTGCGCGAGCTCGGCGAGCCGATGCTCCCCCACGAGGGCTTCCTCTGGATCATGCGGCTCCTGCTGATCGTGGCGCTCGTCGTCCACGTCGCCGCGGCGGCCGCGCTCTGGCGCCGCGCGGGCCAGGCCCGCACCGTGAAGTACCAGGTCAAGCGCAACGTCCGCTCCTCCCTGTCCTCGCGCACCATGCGGTGGGGCGGGGTGACGCTGCTGCTGTTCCTGATCTGGCACCTGCTGAACTTCACGATCGTCAAGATCAACCCCGCCAACGGCGACACCGGTGGCGAGGACCCGTACAACCTGATGGTCGACACCTTCGACACCTGGTGGATGACCCTCATCTACCTGGCCGCGATGCTCGCCCTCGCCATGCACATCCACCACGGCACGTTCAGCGCCCTGCAGACCCTCGGCTTCACCAACACCGCCAGCTCCCGGGCCCGGGCCCGCACCGCCGGCTGGGTGCTGGCGGTCGTCATCGGGGTCGGCTTCTCGCTGGTCCCGCTGTTCACGCTCTTCGGCGTCATCACCAAGTAAGGGAAGGCCTCACCTCCATGGCAGCCACCGACCCGTCGCACGCGACGCCGCTGAACCAGCCCTCGAAGCAGGTCTCGGACGACGCCCGCGGGTACTACGTCCCGGGCGAGCCCCTCGTCGACCCGGTCGCCCCCACGGGGCCGATCTCCGAGCGCTGGA contains:
- a CDS encoding succinate dehydrogenase cytochrome b subunit, yielding MATPTLVKGARATRSTIALKMAMAVSGLIFVGYLLAHMYGNLKAFGGHDSFNEYAHHLRELGEPMLPHEGFLWIMRLLLIVALVVHVAAAAALWRRAGQARTVKYQVKRNVRSSLSSRTMRWGGVTLLLFLIWHLLNFTIVKINPANGDTGGEDPYNLMVDTFDTWWMTLIYLAAMLALAMHIHHGTFSALQTLGFTNTASSRARARTAGWVLAVVIGVGFSLVPLFTLFGVITK